The window CGGAGTGTCAGCCAGCATCTATCTGACTGACGCAGCGCTATCGCGAGCAGGCTCACTCCTACAGGGGGCTGTGGCGTTTTTTATATTGGGTATGTGGCGCTATCGGAGAACTTTTCTGGTGAGATCGGACAGTGTCAGCGGCGGAGTCGGTTGTTAGGCTCGACCCCCACGGCACATCCAATAAAAAGAACCAGAAGCATGAAGCTGACATTCCTCCTGTTGCTGCTTTTTGCAACGGCCCCGAGCGCTTGGGGCTGGTCGAACCATACGGTGGGCAGCTATCTGGCGTTGCAGGATCTGCCAGCGTTGCGCGATGCGCCACAGGTGGATGTCGAACCGCTGGAGCAGTTTCTCACCGAGCAATATCCGGCCATCGTCGCACTGCTGGAACAACAGGAAAACTTCGCCCGCGAACACTTCGCGCAATACCCGCCACGCCCCGACCAGCTGAAATTGCCCGCAGTCCCCAGTGACAATCTGCGCCACGATTTCCTCACCGCGTTGCGCATCAATCCGCTCATTCATCTGGCGATGGTCATCCAGCCGTTGCCGGGCAAAGACCTGTCCGAGCGTGAGCACCTCAGCGCCGATCAGGTCATGGTCGAACAGACCCTCTCACCGTGGAATCGCCAACGCTTCATCGTTGTCGCCGACGGCGAAAAAGTCGCGGCGCTTGCGGTGCTCGCCAGCGCCGCCGACGAACCGGATTACGGCCACGACATCAACCTGTTCAGCGACAACCCGGGCGCAGTCGCTGCGGTCTATGGTTTCGGCCCGCAGCCGTTCGGCGATGCGCGTTTCCAGTACAGCTCGCAGGCACCGTTCCACATGGGCTTCTTCCATGAAAGCGCGGTGGTGTATGCCGCTGCCGGGTTTCTTCAGCGCAGTTGGCCGGACTGGCGCGCCTATCAATACATGGGCCTGGCGCGACTGGCGTTTGCCAGCGGCCATCCCTATTGGGGTTATCGCTTTCTCGGCTGGGGCATGCACCACGTGCAGGATCTGACCCAGCCCTATCACGCCAAGCCGCTGCCCGGCGTCGACCTCGCCAGTCTATTACTGCTGGAAGGCAAGGCGCTGGCCGGTTTCGCCGATGACAAACAGGCGTCCATCGAACGCGTTGCCACCCGGCATATGGAAATCGAAAAGTATCAGTCGAGTTGGCTACGGCGTTTGCTGCGTGCCGGACAAGCGCATCCGATGCTCGACGCTTACAGCGATTTTGCCCAGGACAAACAGTACCCGCCGTACTCCGTGGACTACTTGCGCGAGGTGGTCAGCGCCGAGTCCGTCGACGACTCCGCCGCGTTCGATGAAGCGATCGGTCAGTGGCTTGAGACTGCGCCGGACACCAGTGATTTCAGCAGCGGCAATCAGCTGCAACGCGAAGATTTCAATCATCCGGCACTGAATCAGCAGCTGTTCAAACTGCTCGGCCATTTCGGCTCGCACAGCCGGATTTATGTCAGCGCGGGATTGGTTCCATAGCCATCGCCTCAGCGTTGCGCGAACACAAAAACAATAAGAACAGGGAAGGAGAAAACTCATGATCAACACTCGATTGCGCCTGGCGGGCGCGGCGCTCCCCGGTGTCGGCCTGGCCGGGTTGCTGCAACTCTGCGCGGTCGATGGTGCGCAGGCTGCGGAGTTCAGCGTGCTGGACAAACAGGTCACCGGCTCGTTCGACACGACCTTGTCCTACGGCCGTTTGTGGCGCGTGCAGGGCCGCGACAAGACCAACGATGACGTCAACACCAACGACGGCAATCGCAACTTCGACACCGGACTGGTTTCCGAGGTGTACAAGATTACTTCGGAGCTTGAGGCCAACTATCAGAACTACGGTTTGTTCGTGCGCGGCACAGCATTCTACGACACGCAACTGATGGACAAGCGCAACGACTACTACCGCAACAACAACCCGTCACAACCGAGCCAGAGCTACCCGCAGGACGACCGTTTCACCAGCCAGACCCGCGACATCGCCGGCAGCCGCATCGAGATGCTCGACGCCTATGTCCACGGCAGTTGGGACGTTGCGCAGATGCCGGTGACCGCGCGCGTCGGTCGGCAGGTGTTCAACTGGGGCGAGGGGATTTTCTATCGCGGCGGGATCAATACGACCAACCCGGTGGACGCGGCCAAGTACCGCTTGCCCGGCGCCGAAGTGAAGGAAGTGCTGGTGCCGGTGGAGGCGCTGAGCTTCAACATCGGCCTCACCGACAGCCTGACCATGGAGAGTTTCTACCAGACCAACTGGAAGGAAACCCGCATCGATCCGGTCGGCACGTTCTACTCGCAGACCGACCTGTTCGCCGACGGCGGCAACACCGGGTACAACAACTTCAGCGGCACCGCGCTCGACACGCCAGTGCCGGGGTTTGGCAACGTCATCGGTCTTTACAGTGCCTTGGGCAACAACCCGTTGCTGAGCCAGGCCCTGCAAACCACCGGGCTGTACGCCAACGGCGTGACGCCGGCCTACGGCAATACGCTCAAGGTCGCGTCTATCGGCAAGGACTACAACGCGCGCAACGACGGCCAGTTCGGTTTCGCCTTTCGCTACATTGCCGAACAGCTCAACAGCACCGAGTTCGGCTTGTATATGGTCAATTACCACGCCAAGGAGCCGACCATCGCTGCTGATCTGGGGGGTTACAAGGGCATCGACATGAATGCCCTGACCAATCTGTTGGCGGGTGTCGCGGGCAGTCAGGCCGGCGCACTGGCCAACGGTCTGGCCACGGCGGATGTGATGGGCAATATCCAGGCGCATCGGCGCTATGCCGAAGACATCCGCATGTACGGTTTCAGCTTCAACACCACGTTGGGTGAGGCCTCGGTGTTTGGTGAAATTGCCTATCGGCCAAACCTGCCGATCGGTGTTGCGGCGACCAACGATCTGATTGGCGATCTGGCCAATGGTGCAGCGGCGGCAGTGACCGGCAAAGCGATCAACGTCGGCGGGCAGATGGTCACTCTCGACAGCCAGATCAACAACGCCGAGCGCGTGGAAGCGTTCAACACTTCGCTGGGCACCATCTACAACTTCGGCCCGACGGCGTCGTTCGACTCGCTGTTCGGCATCTTCGAACTGGCCTCCGAACACTTGCGTGGCAGCAGTCTGCAATACACCGCGTATGACGGCAGTCGTCGTTACTACGCTGGCACCGGTAACTATTCCTATGTGTCCGGTGGCGATCGTGACGATCAGGTCAATCGTGATTCCTACAGCTACACCGCCATGCTCAACGGTACGTGGAACGACGTGTACGCCGGGGTCAACGTCTCGCCCTACATCGTTTACAAGGACGATTTCGAGGGCAACAGCTATCAGGCCGGCAACACCATCGAAGGTCGCAAGGCCTACACGCTGGGGATCAAGGCCAACTACCAGAACAAGCTTGAGGCCGAGTTGCAGTACACCGAGTTCTACGGCGGCGGGCAGAACAACGGCATTCGTGACCGCGACAACGTCGGGTTCAACCTCAAGTATTTCCTGTGAGTTTCACACTCAACGCTTGGGACAACTCATCCCCCTGTGGAAGCGGGCTTGCCCGCGATGACGGCAGCACATTCGACATCAATGGTGGCTGAACCACCGCTATCGCTGGCAAGCCAGCTCCCACAGGTTTTTGTATTTTGGAGAAGAACATGTTCCACACTTCGCGATTGGCCAAGACCACGTTGGCGCTCGTCATGAGTCTGGCGGCCAGTAGTGTTTTCGCCGCCATCACCCCGCAACAAGCCGAACAACTGAAAACCACCCTTACCCCGATGGGCGCCGAGCGGGCCGGCAACGCCGCTGGCACTATTCCCGCCTGGGCCGGCGGCATCAACCAGGCCCCGGCCGGTTACAAACCGGGTCAGCACCACCCTGATCCCTACGCGGCGGACAAACCGCTGTTCACCATCACCAAAGCCAACCTCGACCAATACAAGGCCCACCTCAGCCCAGGTCAGATCGCGTTGTTCAACAGCTACCCCGACACCTTCCAGATGCCGATCTACCCTTCGCGGCGTTCCGGTTCGGCCCCCCAGTGGCTGTACGACAACACCCTGAAAAATGCCACCTCGGCCAAGCTGCTCGAAGGCGGCAGCGGTTTTTCCGATGCCTATGGCGGCGTACCGTTCCCGGTACCCAAGGACGGCATCGAAGTGCTGTGGAATCACATCACCCGTTATCGCGGCATCTACGTCGTGCGTCGCGCTTCCGAAGCGCCCGTACAACGCAACGGCAGCTTTGCATTGGTCACTTCGCAGCAGGAAGCCCTGTTCAATTTCTACCGCCCGGGCGGCCAGTTCGCCGACCTGAAAAACATCCTGTTCTACTACGTCGCTTTCGTGAAAAGTCCGGCACGGCTGGCCGGCGGTGCCGCGCTGGTGCACGAGATGCTCGACCAGCTCAAGGACCCGCGCCAGGCCTGGGTCTACGACGCCGGCCAACGTCGCGTGCGCCGCGCGCCGAACCTTGCGTATGACACGCCGATCGCGTCCTCCGATGGCTTGCGCACGGCGGACGACACCGACCTGTTCAACGGCTCGCCGGATCGCTACGAGTGGAAACTCAAGGGCAAACAGGAAATCTACATCCCCTACAACAACTACAAAGTCGGCAGCCCCGACGTTAAATACGCGCAACTGCTCACCCCGGGCCACCTCAACCCGCAATACACCCGCTACGAGCTACACCGGGTGTGGGTGGTCGAAGGCAACCTCAAACCCGGCGCACGACATATCTACTCCAAGCGCGTGCTGTTTCTCGATGAGGACAGCTGGGGCGCCGCACTGGTCGACCAATACGACGGACGCGGGGAGTTGTGGCGCGTGTCGATGGCCTACCTGAAAAACTTCTACGACCTGCCAACGACGTGGAGTGCGCTGGATGTTTTCCACGATTTGCAGGCCCGCCGTTACTACGTGCAGAACCTGGATAACGAAGAAGCAGAAACCGTGGATTTCGCGCAGCCTGTGCCGGAGGACGCGTATTTCATGCCGTCGGCGTTGCGCCAGCGTGGGACGCGGTGAGGAAGGACTGCCGTTCGGAAGATCGCCGGATTTTTGCACGGCAGGATGTGCTAGCCTGCAATCAATGATTTCATTGATTGCAGGAGGGCGTCATGGCCAGCATCACGATTCGAAACCTTGATGAGAAGCTGAAAGAACAACTGCGTATTACCGCAGCGCACAACGGACATTCCATGGAGGAGGAGGCTCGCCTCATTTTGGGTAGAGCCTTGGCGACTGTTGATCGCGCCGGTGGACTTGGCAGCCGGATACGCAACCGTTTCAATGCTGTCGGCGGAGTTGACCTCGACTTGCCAGAGCGTTCAGAGAAAGCCACTGCGGTGGATTTCTCTGAATGATCGTGCTCGATACCAACGTTCTTTCAGAGTTTATGCGTGTCAAGCCAGACGACCGGGTGCTTGTCTGGGTGGATGCGCAGCCAGCGATGGATCTGGCAGTCAGCGCGGTGACAGTGGCAGAAATACTCCACGGCATCGCACGCCTGCCATCTGGCAAGCGCAAACAAAAACTTGAGGCTCATGCCATGGCGATGTTCGAACAGGATTTTGCCGGACGCATTTTGCCGTTCGATGCGCACGCCGCTGTCGAATACGCAACGCTAGTCGCGGAGTGCGAGTCAAAGGGTCGCGCGGCTTCGATGGCTGATGCGCAAATTGCTGCTATCTGCCGAACGCATGGTGTTCCCATAGCCACCCGTAACGTGAAGGATTTTGAGTTCAGTGGTGTCGAGGTGATAAATCCTTGGCAGAGCTGAGTCACTTCATAGCTAACAAAATCATAAGAAAAAGGTGGTCGCATGAAGCGTAAAAAGGTTGGAACGAGCAGGTTGGACTCCTTCATGGTTGATGATTTTCCCGTTCTTGCCGGTCTAGCGGACCCGATAAAAAACGACGGTGAGTTGCAAGTGCGAATGGCCCTGATTGATGAGTTTTACTCGCATGCTGACAGTGAAGATCACGCAGCGGCGCGGTTTGCGGAATTGGTTGCTGATCGGGTGTATGAGTACGAGGCTGAAACGGTTTTGATTCCTTACTCATCCCAATCAGAAGCGCTGGCGTTTCTGATTTTGGAAAGAGGAGTCAAACAGAAGGATTTGTCTGAGATCGCAACTCAGAGTGCTGTTTCAGAGATATTGAATAACAAGCGAAAAATGACGGTTGCTCAAATCAAAGGTTTTGCCGAATTCTTTAAAGTGCCGGTTGAGTTCTTCATGCATGGCGTGGTTTGACTTGATGCGGTGACAGGTCTAACGCAATCGCGGGCAAGCCCGCTCCCACAGGTATGGAGTCGAACACAAACGCTGTGAACGACCGAAAACCTGTGGGAGCGGGCTTGCCCGCGATTGGATCTACGCTATGACGCTGAGTGAAGGTCAGACGCGGAAATGGCTGACCATCTGCTGCAACTGACCACCCAAGCGTGCCAGTTCAACGCTGGACGCTGCGGTCTCATCACTCGCCGCAGCGGTCTGTTCCGACACATCGCGCACGTTGATGATGCTGCGGCTGATCTCTTCGGCCACGGCGCTTTGCTGTTCGGCAGCGGCAGCGATCTGCTGGTTCATCGACTGGATGTTCGACACCGTGCGGGTGATGTTTTCCAGGGAGGCACCGGCCTTGCGGGTCAGGGCGACGCTGCTGTCGGTCAGGGCGCGGCTGTTGCTCATCACCGCCGAGACTTGCTGGGTGCCGTTTTGCAGACCGGCGACCAAACCTTCGATTTCTTCGGTGGATTTCTGCGTGCGCTGGGCCAGGCCACGGACTTCGTCGGCGACCACGGCGAAACCACGACCGGCTTCACCAGCACGGGCTGCTTCGATCGCGGCGTTGAGTGCCAGCAGGTTGGTCTGTTCGGCGACGGCTTTGATCACGTCCATGACGCTGCCGATCTTGTCGCTTTCCTGTTGCAGTACGCTCATGGCTTCGGTGGAACGCACCACTTCGCTGGCCAGACGTTCGATCTGGGCGATGGCTTCGTTGACCACTTTGTCGCCTTCACGGGCTTCGCCATCGGCTGCGGCTGCTGCTTGCGAAGCTTCTTCGGCGTTGCGCGCGACTTCCTGCACAGTGGCGGTCATCTCGTGCATGGCGGTGGCGACCTGATCGGTCTCGACTTTCTGGCTGTTCACACCGGCGCTGGTCTGTTCGGTCACGGCCGAGAGTTCTTCGGCGGCGCTGGCGATCTGGGTGACGCCGTCGCGGATGCCGCTGATCAAGTCGCGCAGGGTTACGCCCATGCGCGCAATGCCTTGTTGCAGTACGCCAAGTTCGTCGCGGCGGGTGATGATCACGTTTTGCGAAAGGTCGCCGCTGGCGATGCGCTCGACCACGGCCAGGGTTTCTTGCAGCGGACGGGTGATCTGGCGGGTGATGATAACGGCGGCAATCACGCCAACCAGCAGGGCCAGCAAGGTGCTGATCAACTGAAAGGTGCGCGCCTGGGCACTTTCGATGTCGCGACGGTCGAGCTGGATCTGGTAAAGCTGCTCGCTGGTGGTGACGATCGCAGCGCCCTGATCAGTCATTTCCTTACGGGCCTGCACGGCGTCGGTGTTGGCGTTTTTATACGCCATCAATGCGCTGCGATAGTTGACCAGCGCGGTTTCCAGCTGACGCAGTGCGTCTTGCTGAGTACTGGAGAAATGCGTGTTCAGCTGTTTCAGACTGCCGATGGCAACGTCGAGCTGGCCGACGGCCTTCTGCTCGGTTTCGGCGTTGGTGGTGGCGGTGTAGCCGCGCACTTCGTAGCGCGCGAGGATGAACGCTTCCTTGGCGGTGGTGATCGCCTGGAACTGTTCGAAACGCTGCTCGCTCATGTCCATCTGCTGCACGCGTTTGCTGATCGACTCGATCAGGTTGTACGCGGTTTCGGCATTGACGCTCATGGTGTCGCGGGCGCTGTTGCCAGTGCGATAGGCATTGCGCATTTTGTTCAGCGACGTCTGATATTCAGCGATGGTCGCTGCCTGCTCCTTGAGCAGTTTGACGTTTTCCGGGCTCTTGAAGCTGTTGATCAGCTTCTGTTGTTGCGCGGCGAAGCTTTCCAGGGTGGTCTGCACATTCTGTGCGGCAGTTTCGTCGCCGTTGGTCAGCATGTATTGCAGGCGCACTACGCGCAGTTTGGTCAGACCGGCGTTGAGCTGGGTGATGTCACTCATCCAGTTGCTGCGGTCAATCAGGCCGCCAAGGCTGGTCCAGCCAGTCAGGGCCAGCACACAGGTCAGGGCCAGGACAAGGCCGAAGCCCAGGCCCAATTTCATGTTCACGCTGATGTTGCCGAACCAGCTATTCATCACAATTCCTCCAGAAACGTTGGGTTTCTTGTCGTCAGTTAGGCTGGAAGATTGTTGTTTTTTTGAGCCAGCAAGGGTGTTAGCAGGACTGTATCGGCCGCAAATACGAGAGCTGAAAGGATTTTGTCCGACAGAATTTGTAACAAGCGATCCCAAGACTTTTTTCACATGGGTTTCACTGGCTGCCCACGCGAGCGTCTGTAGTTTCGCCGCATCGAATGACAAGTGACGGCGGCTTTTTGTGGAACTGAGACTGAGTCTGTTTGGCGTCAAGCGCTCGATTGATCTGAGCGGTCTGGCGCGTTTTCGCAACACCTGGGTGGTGCTGGCGGCATCGCTGCTGGTGATTCCGTTGACCCTGTGGTTGCTGGCACCAGCGGCGGTGCCGGATCTGGCCCACGGCAATGTGGCGGGCGCGCAGGCGTTGGCGGCGGGCTGGGCCAGAGGCGACATGATTGTGCTGGTGCGTCACGTCGAGCGCTGCGATCACTCCAAAGCCGCGTGCCTGAGCGGCGATGACGGCATCACCGACCGCTCGCGCAGTGTCGCCGTGGCTGTCGGGGCGCAGTTTGAACAACTGGGCCTGGATAATGCCGACTTCTACAACAGCCCGGTGATGCGTACCGTGCAGACCGCCGGTTACATGTTCAACCGGGCGGCCAGCGGCGAAGACTGGTTGATCAACTGCAAGGGCCGCATGTTGCAGGACGCGCTCTCGCATAAGGTGGCGGGTCGCAACCTGATTCTGGTGACGCACAGCGAATGCATGGGGCAAATCGAGAAAGACCTCAAAGTACCGGCCTCGGACCTCGGTTACGGCTCCTCACTGTTTGTTTCCGCTGCCAGCCCGGCGGCTCCGAAGATGCTCGGCTTTATTGAAGCCTCCGACTGGCGCACGGTGACCACCCGATGAAATCGCGTTTTTATGCCGTCAATTTCGGCATTCCGCTGGCCTGCGCCGCGCTGGTGTTTCTGATGTTCGACATGACCACCATCGACATTCAATTCAGCAATCTGCTGTTCGATCCGCTGAGCCAATCCTTCCCGCTCGACAGAGTCCACTTCTTCGAGAAACTCACGCACAAATGGGCGCGGATCATCCCGAACTGGACCGCCGAAATTGCCTTGATCGGCGCGATGCTGTCGCTGGTCTGGCCATTGGTCAATCCACAGAAACGGCCGCGACTCGGCGCGTTTCTGGAGCGCAGCAGAGTCGCGCCGGTGCTGCGCTTTGCCGCTGCTCATCGGCGGGATTTTTTCTTCGTGGTGGTCGCGTTTGCGGTCTGCACCGGGGTGATCCATTTCCTCAAGTCGCACACCAGCGTTTATTGCCCGATCGAGACCACGCTGTACGGCGGCAAAATGGCCCACATCGAGTGGTACAGCAATTTCCAGCTGTTCCATGAGGCGGGGAGTGGACGTTGCTGGCCCGGCGGACATGCCTCCGGTGGCTTCACCATGCTGGCGCTGTACTTTGTGGCGCGGCGTTATCAATGGCGTTTTTCCAATGCCATTTTGTGGGGTTCGCTATTGCTCGGTTTTGTCTACGGCACGACACGCGTTCTGCAGGGCTGGCACTACATGTCCCACACGTTCTGGGCCGGAATCTTTGTGTGGCTGGCGTGTTTACTGACGGCGCTGGCGTTTTATGGGCGTGCGCGGCTGGAACGGCCGGTGTTGCAGACCAGGGAGATTGCGCCCTCGGCAGGACTTGAAATGCAGCGATAAACCTGTGGCGAGGGAGCAAGCTCCCTCGCCACACTGTTCAGAGCGTTTAGTAGCTGACGAAGTAATACGCCTGTCGACCGACCATCAAGGTGTTGAGCACTTTGAGCGGTGCGGCGGGGATGCTTTCACCGGCCATCAGCGCCACGTTCGATGTCGATGCACTGAGGAAGGCCCGTAACTGCGCATCAGTATCCAGCCCCTTGAGCACCTGCTGCGTATAGAAAACGCTCGCCCCGCCAACCCGCTCATTGGCTTGAAACAATGCCACTTGATGCCCTTCGGCTTGCAGCGTCTGAATGTGTTCGGTCAGCGGCAGGAACGAGAGTTTTTTATCCGCGTGCGGCAACGCCCATTGCGCGGCGCCCAGATAACTGGCGATCACCAAGGTCAGTAAGCCAGTTGCCAACGCCTGACGATGGCGGGCGATTCTTCCGACAAACCGATTGGCGTTTTCATACCCCTTCAATCGCTCGAACAGTACCCACGCATACTCCGCAGCAATCACCGCCGCCGCCGGTGTCATCGACATCAGGTACACCGTGCGCTTGCTCGATGCCAGAGTCAGCATGATGAATTGCGCAACGATCCACAGGCTGAAAAACAGCAGGTAACGATTGGCCTTCAGCGCTTTGCGGAAATGCCATAACCCCAGGTACACCAGAATGTTCCACGGCAGGAACGCTTCGGGCAGTTTGGCCAAATAGTAATAGAACGGCTCGTAGTGACCGGCTTCGACGAACGATCCGCTGAAGCGCCCGACACTGTTGGTCAGCAATACTTCTCTGACGGCTTGCACTCCACCGTGCTGATACAGCACGGTCAGCCAGATCAGCAACGGAATCAGACCGACCACGGTGAGCAATCCCGGGCGCAGCCAGGCACCGAGCTTCAGGCGTTTGTCGATCAGGTTATCCGCCAGCAGATAAGCGAAGATCACCACCCCCGGCATCGCCAGCCCCAGCACGCCTTTACTCAGCGTGGCGATGGCGATCCCGACGACAAACAGCAGTGAACTGCCGGCCGTCGATGCGCGTTGCGCCTGGAAAAAACCCAACAGCGCCGCCGTCACGCCGAGGGCGAGCAGCGCATCCTCGCCGACCCCACGCACGTTGCTCCAGTAGCTGGCCATCGTCGCCAGCAGAATTCCTGCGGTCCAGGCGAGCGCTTTCGGGCGTTCGAAGCGCCGCAACATGCCGTACAACAGCATCACGCTGAGCAGCCCGGCGACCGCCGACGCCAGCCGCACCGCCCACGGCGAAACGCCGAACACGCGCAGGGCGCTGGCGTCGAGCCACAAACTCAGCGGTGGTTTTTCCAGAAAGGGTTCGCCGAACAGACGGGGCGTCACCCAGTCATCGTCCAGATGCATCTCCATGGCGATCCCGGCAACGCGGGCTTCGGTGGAGCCTTGCAATTGATGATTGCCCAACGCGAAGAAAAACAGCAGGGCAGCAAGCAGAAACAGTGAAGTGGCGGCACGCGACATAGGTTTCAGGCAACCGGAAAGGGCAGGAGACCTGAGCATAAATCGCCTTTGCTGAACAAATTGTGAATGTCAGCCCAGGCGGCGCGACCAACGCTGATCCGGCGCTTCGAACGCCTGATTGACCAACGCCGTCAGCACATGATCCTGCCAGCGCCCGGCAATGTTCAGATATGCCTTGGCGTAACCCTCTTGTTCGAAGCCCAGTCGCTCCAGCAACCGGGCACTGCGTTCGTTGCCGGGAATGTAATTGGCCATGATCCGGTGCAGGTTCTGAGTGTCGAACATGTAGTCGATGCCAGCCTCCAGGGCGTCCTGCATCAAACCCTGACCCTGATGCGCTTCGTCGATGTGATAACCCAGATAGCACGCCTGAAACGCGCCGCGAATGATCCCGCTGAAATTGCATGCGCCGATCATCTGCTGGCCATCGGGCGTCAACAGGGCGAAATGCATCGCCAACCCGGCTTCGAAAGCGCTGGCCTGGATATCGAGGCGGCGGTGAATCTGCTCGGTGGAAAAATAGTCAGTGGTGCGGATCGGTGACCACGGCGCGAGGTGTCGACGGTTGCGTTGGTAGAAATCGCTTTCCAGTTTCGCCTGATCCGGGCCAAGAATGGCGAGCGTCAGGCGTTGGCAGGGCAGGGTCAACAGCGGCATCGGGCGCTCCGGTCAGGGGAATCAAAGGACAGAATTGCCCGCGACGGCAGAAAATACAAACCGTCTTGGTCAGACCGCTAGCCAGCACTGGCCGAAACGGCGGTTTTTTTGCTGCTCAGCGTTCATCCACAGGCTCGGCATTCGCAACGCCATGGCGTACAGGACACGCTCGTCTACCGCTTCGACGCCAATCGGCAGGCAAAAAAAAGCCCGCGGGAGAGCCGCGGGCGAACCGTAGTTTCTTGAATGAGCGAGCGGACTGTACCGGTTTGGCAAAAGCCCGGCAGTGAAGAAAAATTCATCTCGATGGACTGCCCGGGCGACGGGGCGGTCAGTGCTGATTCGATCCGTTAATGGCGAACTTCAGGGCCGGACGCGTCAGGCGATGCCTGTTGCACAACCTGGTCCCGTGCGCGACAGACCACAATCTCGGCCAACGCGCTCAGTTGCCTGATCGCCACCGCGATATGGCGTTGGGATCCGTCGCATTCATCGACAAAGTTTGCGCTGATCTGCGTGAGGGAATCGA of the Pseudomonas sp. Seg1 genome contains:
- a CDS encoding DUF1302 domain-containing protein — encoded protein: MINTRLRLAGAALPGVGLAGLLQLCAVDGAQAAEFSVLDKQVTGSFDTTLSYGRLWRVQGRDKTNDDVNTNDGNRNFDTGLVSEVYKITSELEANYQNYGLFVRGTAFYDTQLMDKRNDYYRNNNPSQPSQSYPQDDRFTSQTRDIAGSRIEMLDAYVHGSWDVAQMPVTARVGRQVFNWGEGIFYRGGINTTNPVDAAKYRLPGAEVKEVLVPVEALSFNIGLTDSLTMESFYQTNWKETRIDPVGTFYSQTDLFADGGNTGYNNFSGTALDTPVPGFGNVIGLYSALGNNPLLSQALQTTGLYANGVTPAYGNTLKVASIGKDYNARNDGQFGFAFRYIAEQLNSTEFGLYMVNYHAKEPTIAADLGGYKGIDMNALTNLLAGVAGSQAGALANGLATADVMGNIQAHRRYAEDIRMYGFSFNTTLGEASVFGEIAYRPNLPIGVAATNDLIGDLANGAAAAVTGKAINVGGQMVTLDSQINNAERVEAFNTSLGTIYNFGPTASFDSLFGIFELASEHLRGSSLQYTAYDGSRRYYAGTGNYSYVSGGDRDDQVNRDSYSYTAMLNGTWNDVYAGVNVSPYIVYKDDFEGNSYQAGNTIEGRKAYTLGIKANYQNKLEAELQYTEFYGGGQNNGIRDRDNVGFNLKYFL
- a CDS encoding DUF1329 domain-containing protein, with protein sequence MFHTSRLAKTTLALVMSLAASSVFAAITPQQAEQLKTTLTPMGAERAGNAAGTIPAWAGGINQAPAGYKPGQHHPDPYAADKPLFTITKANLDQYKAHLSPGQIALFNSYPDTFQMPIYPSRRSGSAPQWLYDNTLKNATSAKLLEGGSGFSDAYGGVPFPVPKDGIEVLWNHITRYRGIYVVRRASEAPVQRNGSFALVTSQQEALFNFYRPGGQFADLKNILFYYVAFVKSPARLAGGAALVHEMLDQLKDPRQAWVYDAGQRRVRRAPNLAYDTPIASSDGLRTADDTDLFNGSPDRYEWKLKGKQEIYIPYNNYKVGSPDVKYAQLLTPGHLNPQYTRYELHRVWVVEGNLKPGARHIYSKRVLFLDEDSWGAALVDQYDGRGELWRVSMAYLKNFYDLPTTWSALDVFHDLQARRYYVQNLDNEEAETVDFAQPVPEDAYFMPSALRQRGTR
- a CDS encoding type II toxin-antitoxin system VapC family toxin, with product MIVLDTNVLSEFMRVKPDDRVLVWVDAQPAMDLAVSAVTVAEILHGIARLPSGKRKQKLEAHAMAMFEQDFAGRILPFDAHAAVEYATLVAECESKGRAASMADAQIAAICRTHGVPIATRNVKDFEFSGVEVINPWQS
- a CDS encoding histidine phosphatase family protein → MELRLSLFGVKRSIDLSGLARFRNTWVVLAASLLVIPLTLWLLAPAAVPDLAHGNVAGAQALAAGWARGDMIVLVRHVERCDHSKAACLSGDDGITDRSRSVAVAVGAQFEQLGLDNADFYNSPVMRTVQTAGYMFNRAASGEDWLINCKGRMLQDALSHKVAGRNLILVTHSECMGQIEKDLKVPASDLGYGSSLFVSAASPAAPKMLGFIEASDWRTVTTR
- a CDS encoding transcriptional regulator; amino-acid sequence: MKRKKVGTSRLDSFMVDDFPVLAGLADPIKNDGELQVRMALIDEFYSHADSEDHAAARFAELVADRVYEYEAETVLIPYSSQSEALAFLILERGVKQKDLSEIATQSAVSEILNNKRKMTVAQIKGFAEFFKVPVEFFMHGVV
- a CDS encoding plasmid stabilization protein, which produces MASITIRNLDEKLKEQLRITAAHNGHSMEEEARLILGRALATVDRAGGLGSRIRNRFNAVGGVDLDLPERSEKATAVDFSE
- a CDS encoding phospholipase translates to MKLTFLLLLLFATAPSAWGWSNHTVGSYLALQDLPALRDAPQVDVEPLEQFLTEQYPAIVALLEQQENFAREHFAQYPPRPDQLKLPAVPSDNLRHDFLTALRINPLIHLAMVIQPLPGKDLSEREHLSADQVMVEQTLSPWNRQRFIVVADGEKVAALAVLASAADEPDYGHDINLFSDNPGAVAAVYGFGPQPFGDARFQYSSQAPFHMGFFHESAVVYAAAGFLQRSWPDWRAYQYMGLARLAFASGHPYWGYRFLGWGMHHVQDLTQPYHAKPLPGVDLASLLLLEGKALAGFADDKQASIERVATRHMEIEKYQSSWLRRLLRAGQAHPMLDAYSDFAQDKQYPPYSVDYLREVVSAESVDDSAAFDEAIGQWLETAPDTSDFSSGNQLQREDFNHPALNQQLFKLLGHFGSHSRIYVSAGLVP
- a CDS encoding methyl-accepting chemotaxis protein, whose translation is MNSWFGNISVNMKLGLGFGLVLALTCVLALTGWTSLGGLIDRSNWMSDITQLNAGLTKLRVVRLQYMLTNGDETAAQNVQTTLESFAAQQQKLINSFKSPENVKLLKEQAATIAEYQTSLNKMRNAYRTGNSARDTMSVNAETAYNLIESISKRVQQMDMSEQRFEQFQAITTAKEAFILARYEVRGYTATTNAETEQKAVGQLDVAIGSLKQLNTHFSSTQQDALRQLETALVNYRSALMAYKNANTDAVQARKEMTDQGAAIVTTSEQLYQIQLDRRDIESAQARTFQLISTLLALLVGVIAAVIITRQITRPLQETLAVVERIASGDLSQNVIITRRDELGVLQQGIARMGVTLRDLISGIRDGVTQIASAAEELSAVTEQTSAGVNSQKVETDQVATAMHEMTATVQEVARNAEEASQAAAAADGEAREGDKVVNEAIAQIERLASEVVRSTEAMSVLQQESDKIGSVMDVIKAVAEQTNLLALNAAIEAARAGEAGRGFAVVADEVRGLAQRTQKSTEEIEGLVAGLQNGTQQVSAVMSNSRALTDSSVALTRKAGASLENITRTVSNIQSMNQQIAAAAEQQSAVAEEISRSIINVRDVSEQTAAASDETAASSVELARLGGQLQQMVSHFRV